One stretch of Malus domestica chromosome 14, GDT2T_hap1 DNA includes these proteins:
- the LOC103411737 gene encoding 2-C-methyl-D-erythritol 2,4-cyclodiphosphate synthase, chloroplastic yields the protein MNLHQMKMLLFGELELSHTPNTNRNQIHHNAVVSSPVPELQPSAMAMAATPACASSITTATITKPLSRSLPCSHLPALNPYYLRPSAPLSLRAPKTPRRPVFCSSASTAFEVDQAPASATPSKLLPFRVGHGFDLHRLEPGYPLIIGGIDIPHDRGCEAHSDGDVLLHCVVDAILGALGLPDIGQIFPDSDPKWRGAASSVFIKEAVRLMHEAGYEIGNLDATLILQRPKLSPHKEVMRANLAKLLGADPSVVNLKAKTHEKVDSLGENRSIAAHTVVLLMRK from the exons ATGAATCTTCACCAAATGAAGATGCTCCTGTTTGGTGAACTTGAACTCAGCCATACGCCCAACACTAACAGAAACCAGATACACCACAACGCCGTCGTATCGAGTCCTGTGCCAGAGCTTCAACCTTCAGCTATGGCCATGGCAGCTACTCCGGCGTGCGCCTCCTCAATCACTACCGCCACAATCACCAAGCCACTCTCCCGCTCTCTTCCTTGCTCCCACCTCCCCGCCCTAAACCCATACTATCTTCGACCCTCGGCCCCTCTGTCTCTCCGAGCCCCCAAAACGCCACGCAGGCCAGTCTTTTGCTCCTCTGCCAGCACGGCCTTCGAGGTCGACCAAGCTCCGGCTTCCGCCACTCCGTCCAAGCTCTTGCCTTTTCGGGTCGGGCACGGGTTCGACCTGCACAGGCTGGAGCCCGGGTACCCTCTGATCATCGGCGGCATCGACATACCTCACGACAGAGGCTGCGAGGCGCATTCCGACG GGGATGTGTTGCTTCATTGTGTGGTGGATGCGATATTGGGGGCTTTGGGGCTTCCGGATATCGGGCAGATATTTCCCGATTCGGATCCGAAGTGGAGGGGTGCAGCTTCATCTGTGTTCATCAAAGAAGCT GTGAGATTGATGCACGAGGCAGGTTATGAGATTGGAAACTTAGATGCTACTTTGATTCTTCAAAGACCGAAATTGAGCCCACACAAAGAGGTTATGAGGGCCAACTTGGCTAAGCTGCTTGGAGCAGACCCCTCCGTTGTGAATCTCAAAGCTAAAACTCATGAGAAGGTGGACAGTCTTGGCGAAAACCGAAGTATTGCAGCTCACACGGTGGTTCTTCTTATGAGAAAGTAG